One stretch of Comamonas testosteroni DNA includes these proteins:
- a CDS encoding D-serine ammonia-lyase, whose amino-acid sequence MPAMTFSALRDLVEDLRDARPTLWAGRSESARSTHSIDAAQVQQAVQRFERFAPLLAQLFPELQASGGRIESALLHVPQMQQALQLPEQLGRLWLKADHSLPVAGSIKARGGVHEVLEYAEQIALQHGLLADGDYLQLASDAARAVFARYQVAVGSTGNLGLSIGVMASGLGFKATVHMSADAKEWKKQRLRARGVQVVEHAGDYAQAVAAGRALADQDTHCHFVDDEHSLSLLLGYAAAAPHLVAQLAENEIAVDETHPLFVYIPCGVGGAPGGVALGLQQAFGPNAHCFFAEPVQSPCFMIEMLAGAAALPGLDAHPSVYELGLNNQTEADGLAVPRASELAADVVRGFLGGVFTVEDETLFRHLCLLKDREGLQIEPSAAAGFSGPRALLESVAGQDYLQRQKLLPHMANATHIVWTTGGLFVPDEEYARFLARGRDLLN is encoded by the coding sequence ATGCCTGCCATGACTTTCTCCGCACTGCGCGACCTTGTTGAAGACCTGCGTGATGCCCGGCCCACGCTATGGGCCGGGCGCAGCGAGAGTGCTCGGTCCACACACTCTATAGACGCAGCCCAGGTTCAGCAGGCTGTACAGCGTTTTGAACGCTTTGCGCCCTTGCTGGCGCAACTGTTTCCAGAGTTACAGGCATCTGGCGGACGTATTGAGTCGGCGCTGCTGCACGTGCCGCAGATGCAGCAGGCTTTGCAGCTGCCCGAGCAACTGGGCCGGCTCTGGCTCAAGGCCGATCACAGCCTGCCAGTAGCGGGCTCCATCAAGGCACGCGGTGGCGTGCATGAGGTGCTGGAGTATGCGGAGCAGATCGCTTTGCAGCATGGCCTGCTGGCCGATGGCGACTATCTGCAACTGGCGTCCGATGCTGCGCGTGCGGTGTTCGCCAGGTACCAGGTGGCGGTAGGCTCCACGGGCAATCTGGGTCTGTCGATTGGCGTCATGGCATCGGGCCTGGGCTTCAAGGCAACGGTCCATATGTCTGCCGATGCCAAGGAGTGGAAAAAGCAGCGCCTGCGTGCGCGTGGCGTGCAGGTGGTGGAGCACGCCGGCGACTACGCCCAGGCCGTGGCCGCAGGCCGCGCGCTGGCCGACCAGGATACGCACTGTCACTTTGTGGATGACGAGCATTCGCTTTCGCTGTTGCTTGGCTATGCGGCGGCGGCTCCGCACTTGGTCGCGCAACTTGCAGAGAACGAGATTGCCGTGGATGAAACGCATCCTTTGTTTGTCTATATTCCTTGCGGCGTTGGGGGGGCGCCCGGCGGCGTGGCCCTGGGTCTGCAGCAGGCATTCGGACCGAATGCGCATTGTTTTTTTGCCGAGCCCGTGCAGTCGCCCTGCTTCATGATTGAGATGCTGGCCGGTGCTGCAGCGCTGCCCGGTCTGGATGCCCATCCTTCGGTCTATGAGCTGGGCCTGAACAACCAGACCGAGGCCGATGGCCTGGCAGTGCCGCGTGCATCGGAGCTGGCGGCCGACGTGGTGCGTGGCTTTCTCGGCGGAGTTTTCACTGTGGAGGACGAAACCCTGTTTCGCCATCTGTGCCTGCTGAAGGATAGAGAGGGGCTGCAGATCGAGCCATCGGCCGCAGCAGGCTTTAGCGGTCCGCGTGCCTTGTTGGAGAGTGTTGCGGGCCAGGATTATCTGCAGCGCCAGAAGCTGCTGCCGCACATGGCAAACGCTACACATATTGTCTGGACCACGGGCGGCCTGTTTGTCCCCGACGAGGAGTACGCGAGGTTTCTGGCGCGTGGACGCGATCTGCTGAACTGA
- a CDS encoding phosphocholine-specific phospholipase C has translation MISRRNLLQAGKNAAFSAAALAAFPPSIRRALAIPANNVTGTVMDVQHVVILMQENRSFDQYFGTLKGVRGFGDRMTIPVPNGRKVWQQERANGTVITPYHLDGTANNAQRVSGTPHSWLDSQQAWDNGRMSRWPVAKTDTSMGYFKEQELPYQFALANAFTICDAYHCAMHTGTDANRSFHMTGTNGAVPQNVAFVNNEWDAINGVPSDANTGYTWKTYAERLQEAGVSWISYQNMPDEWGDNMLGAFQSFRRANLASGFPVSSGGAPNAPYTNTGQALPYHAYDAASDDAANPLYKGVANTLPGNKPEEYLDAFKRDIREGRLPQVSWVNAPSIYCEHPGPSSPVQGAWFLQEVLDALTANPEVWSKTVLLVNFDENDGYFDHMPSPSAPSQNADKTYAGKTTLPQADLQAEYFTHGAPEGSRSQPAPDGRVYGPGPRVPLYVISPWSRGGWVNSQVFDHTSVLRFLEARFGVKEPNISPFRRAVCGDLLSTFNFKTPNNETLPVLAGRSTRDVADQLRADQQKLPAVPVPRDMQLPLQAVGTRPSRALPYELHTSARCQSNGPVELVFANTGTQAAVFHVYDRYKLDRTPRRYMVEAGKTLSDTWDALRDNFGKYDLWVLGPNGFHRHFKGDLNRLGSTQAAPEVRVCYDIANGNVYVDLMNKGTQAAVFTITPMAYLSDGPWTVSVAAAASAERHWELKASGQWYDFAVTCNSDPAYYRRFAGRVETGQHTISDPAMGEV, from the coding sequence ATGATTTCGCGACGCAACCTTCTGCAGGCCGGCAAGAACGCCGCCTTTTCCGCTGCCGCACTGGCAGCGTTTCCTCCGAGCATCCGCCGTGCGCTGGCCATTCCGGCCAACAATGTCACAGGCACGGTCATGGACGTGCAGCATGTGGTGATCCTGATGCAGGAAAACCGCTCCTTCGATCAGTACTTCGGCACCCTCAAAGGGGTGCGCGGCTTTGGCGACCGGATGACGATTCCCGTGCCCAACGGCCGCAAGGTCTGGCAGCAGGAGCGTGCCAACGGTACGGTCATCACGCCCTACCATCTGGACGGAACGGCCAACAACGCGCAGCGCGTTTCCGGCACTCCCCATTCCTGGCTGGACAGTCAGCAGGCCTGGGACAACGGCCGCATGTCGCGCTGGCCCGTGGCCAAGACGGACACCTCCATGGGCTATTTCAAGGAGCAGGAGCTGCCCTACCAGTTCGCGCTGGCAAATGCCTTCACGATCTGCGATGCCTACCACTGCGCCATGCACACCGGCACCGATGCCAACCGCTCATTCCACATGACGGGCACCAACGGTGCCGTGCCCCAGAACGTGGCTTTCGTGAATAACGAGTGGGATGCCATCAACGGCGTGCCCAGCGACGCCAACACCGGCTACACATGGAAGACTTATGCCGAGCGGCTGCAGGAAGCCGGGGTGAGCTGGATCAGCTACCAGAACATGCCCGACGAGTGGGGCGACAACATGCTGGGGGCGTTCCAGAGCTTTCGTCGCGCCAATCTGGCCTCTGGCTTTCCCGTCTCCAGTGGCGGCGCGCCCAATGCGCCGTATACCAACACCGGCCAGGCCTTGCCCTACCATGCCTATGACGCGGCCAGCGACGACGCTGCCAACCCGCTGTACAAAGGCGTGGCCAACACCTTGCCCGGCAACAAGCCCGAGGAATACCTGGACGCTTTCAAGCGCGATATTCGTGAAGGCAGGCTGCCGCAGGTGTCCTGGGTCAATGCACCGTCCATCTATTGCGAACACCCCGGTCCATCAAGCCCTGTGCAGGGCGCCTGGTTTCTGCAGGAGGTGCTGGACGCGTTGACGGCCAATCCCGAGGTCTGGAGCAAGACCGTGCTGCTGGTCAATTTCGACGAGAACGACGGCTATTTCGACCATATGCCTTCGCCCTCGGCTCCATCGCAGAACGCCGACAAGACCTATGCAGGCAAGACCACGCTGCCGCAAGCCGATCTGCAGGCCGAGTACTTCACGCATGGCGCTCCGGAAGGCAGCCGCAGCCAGCCCGCCCCCGATGGCCGTGTCTATGGTCCCGGGCCGCGAGTTCCGCTGTATGTGATCTCGCCCTGGAGTCGTGGCGGCTGGGTCAATTCTCAGGTATTCGACCATACGTCGGTGCTGCGTTTTCTGGAGGCACGCTTTGGCGTGAAGGAACCCAATATCAGCCCGTTCCGTCGTGCGGTATGTGGAGATCTTCTGAGTACCTTCAACTTCAAGACGCCGAACAACGAGACCCTGCCCGTGCTGGCCGGTCGCTCCACCCGCGATGTCGCCGACCAGCTGCGTGCCGATCAGCAAAAGCTGCCCGCCGTGCCAGTGCCGCGCGATATGCAGCTGCCTTTGCAGGCAGTCGGTACACGTCCGTCGCGGGCCTTGCCCTACGAGCTGCATACCAGTGCGCGCTGCCAGAGCAACGGCCCGGTGGAGCTGGTGTTTGCCAACACCGGCACGCAGGCGGCCGTCTTCCATGTCTACGACCGCTACAAGCTGGATCGCACGCCGCGCCGCTATATGGTGGAAGCGGGCAAGACGCTGTCCGATACCTGGGATGCCTTGCGCGACAATTTCGGCAAGTACGACCTCTGGGTGCTGGGGCCCAACGGTTTTCACCGCCACTTCAAGGGCGACCTGAATCGCCTGGGCAGTACACAGGCCGCCCCCGAGGTGCGTGTTTGCTACGACATCGCCAATGGCAATGTCTACGTGGATCTGATGAACAAGGGCACTCAGGCTGCGGTGTTCACCATCACACCCATGGCCTACCTCAGCGACGGTCCCTGGACGGTTAGCGTTGCCGCCGCCGCCAGCGCCGAAAGGCATTGGGAGCTGAAGGCCAGTGGCCAGTGGTATGACTTTGCCGTGACCTGCAACAGCGATCCGGCGTACTACCGGCGCTTTGCCGGCCGCGTGGAAACCGGTCAGCACACAATCAGCGATCCGGCCATGGGCGAGGTATAG
- a CDS encoding efflux RND transporter permease subunit, with protein MFERIIRFAIAQRWLVMLATLALVGLGIYNYQRLPIDAVPDITNVQVQINTSAPGYSPLETEQRVTFPIETLMAGLPGLEQTRSLSRSGLSQVTVVFKDGTDIYFARQLVNERMQQARDALPAGVAPALGPISTGLGEIYLWTVEADEGATKPDGSPYTPMDLREIQDWVIKPQLRNVAGVTEINSIGGFAKEYLVAPQPQKLAAYGFTLADIVAALERNNANVGAGYIERQGEQYLIRAPGQVGGIADIREVIVGSAQGQPIRVRDLADVGLGRELRTGAATDNGREVVLGTVFMLIGENSRAVAQAVHERMQVINKSLPPGVKAVTVYDRTNLVDKAIATVKKNLIEGAALVVAILFLFLGNLRAALITALIIPLSMLFTFTGMVQMRVSANLMSLGALDFGIIIDGAVVIVENCVRRLAHAQAAAGRSLTRSERFEEVFAAAREARRPLLFGQLIIMVVYLPIFALTGVEGKMFHPMALTVVIALLGAMLLSITFIPAAIALFMGDKVAEKENRLMEWARRAYAPVLDKVMHAPAVVLTAASVIVALSLLLATRMGSEFAPNLNEGDFAIQALRIPGTSLTQSVQMQMQIESELKKQFPEIERVFARTGTAEIASDPMPPNISDGYIMLKPREQWPDPARSRDDLLAAVQEAVERIPGSNYEFSQPIQLRFNELISGVRSDVAVKIFGDDMAQLEKSAQAVAAMLQKIPGASEVKVEQTTGLPMLTVQIDREKASRYGLNMGDVQDAISTAFGGREAGTVFEGDRRFAIQVRLPEAMRSDVDGIGRLPIALPRGGDGRLGFVPLSSVATVELAPGPNQVSREDGKRRIVVSANVRGRDIGSFVAQAQQELEGVALPAGYWTRWGGTFENLESARKRLMIVVPVALVLVFTLLFAMFGNVRDGLIVFTGIPFALTGGIAALWLRGIPLSISAAIGFIALCGVAVLNGLVMIAYIRSLREQGMGVEQAVTEGALTRLRPVLMTALVASLGFVPMAIATGTGAEVQRPLATVVIGGILSSTVLTLLVLPLLYRLGYQKRQ; from the coding sequence ATGTTTGAGCGCATCATCCGCTTTGCCATTGCCCAGCGCTGGCTGGTCATGCTGGCCACGCTGGCCCTGGTGGGCCTTGGCATCTACAACTACCAGCGCCTGCCCATCGATGCCGTGCCCGACATCACCAATGTGCAGGTGCAGATCAATACCTCGGCGCCCGGCTATTCGCCGCTGGAGACCGAGCAGCGCGTCACCTTTCCCATAGAGACCCTGATGGCCGGCCTGCCGGGGCTGGAGCAGACCCGCTCGCTGTCGCGCTCCGGCCTGTCCCAGGTGACCGTGGTGTTCAAGGACGGCACGGACATCTACTTTGCACGCCAGTTGGTGAACGAGCGCATGCAGCAGGCGCGCGATGCCCTGCCAGCGGGCGTCGCGCCTGCGCTGGGGCCTATTTCCACGGGGCTGGGCGAGATCTATCTGTGGACCGTGGAGGCCGATGAGGGCGCCACCAAACCCGACGGGTCGCCCTATACGCCCATGGATCTGCGCGAGATTCAGGACTGGGTCATCAAGCCCCAGCTGCGCAATGTGGCGGGCGTGACCGAAATCAACTCCATTGGCGGCTTCGCCAAGGAATATCTGGTGGCGCCGCAGCCGCAAAAGCTGGCGGCCTATGGTTTCACGCTGGCCGACATCGTCGCGGCGCTGGAGCGCAACAACGCCAATGTGGGCGCGGGCTATATCGAGCGCCAGGGCGAGCAGTATCTGATCCGCGCGCCGGGGCAGGTGGGGGGCATTGCCGATATTCGCGAAGTCATCGTGGGGTCGGCGCAAGGCCAGCCGATTCGCGTGCGCGATCTGGCCGATGTGGGCCTGGGCCGCGAGCTGCGTACGGGGGCTGCCACGGACAACGGTCGCGAAGTGGTGCTGGGTACGGTGTTCATGCTGATTGGCGAGAACAGCCGCGCAGTGGCGCAGGCGGTGCATGAGCGCATGCAGGTGATCAACAAAAGCCTGCCGCCTGGCGTGAAGGCCGTGACGGTGTACGACCGCACCAATCTGGTGGACAAAGCCATTGCCACGGTCAAGAAGAACCTGATCGAAGGTGCGGCGCTGGTCGTGGCGATTCTGTTCCTGTTTCTGGGCAATCTGCGGGCAGCGCTGATCACGGCGCTCATCATTCCGCTGTCCATGTTGTTCACCTTTACGGGCATGGTGCAGATGCGCGTCAGCGCCAATCTGATGAGCCTTGGGGCGCTGGACTTCGGCATCATCATCGACGGTGCGGTGGTGATCGTGGAGAACTGCGTGCGTCGGCTGGCCCATGCGCAGGCCGCAGCAGGCCGATCGTTGACCCGCAGCGAACGTTTCGAGGAAGTGTTTGCGGCAGCCAGGGAGGCAAGGCGTCCGTTGTTGTTCGGTCAGCTCATCATCATGGTGGTCTATCTGCCCATTTTTGCGCTCACCGGTGTGGAAGGAAAGATGTTCCACCCCATGGCGCTGACGGTGGTGATCGCGTTGCTGGGTGCCATGCTGCTGTCTATCACCTTCATCCCTGCCGCGATTGCGCTGTTCATGGGCGACAAGGTGGCCGAGAAGGAAAACCGTCTGATGGAGTGGGCGCGCCGTGCCTATGCGCCGGTGCTGGACAAGGTCATGCATGCACCTGCAGTGGTGCTGACGGCGGCCAGCGTCATTGTCGCCCTGAGTCTGCTGCTGGCCACGCGCATGGGCAGCGAGTTTGCGCCCAATCTCAATGAAGGCGACTTTGCGATCCAGGCGTTGCGCATACCGGGCACCAGCCTTACGCAGTCGGTGCAGATGCAGATGCAGATCGAGAGCGAGCTCAAAAAGCAGTTCCCTGAAATCGAGCGAGTGTTTGCGCGCACCGGCACTGCAGAGATTGCCTCCGACCCCATGCCGCCCAATATTTCGGATGGCTACATCATGCTCAAGCCGCGTGAGCAATGGCCCGATCCGGCACGCTCGCGTGACGATCTGCTGGCTGCCGTACAAGAGGCTGTGGAAAGGATTCCGGGCAGCAACTACGAGTTCTCGCAACCGATTCAGCTGCGCTTCAACGAGCTGATCTCGGGCGTGCGCAGCGATGTGGCCGTCAAGATCTTCGGCGACGACATGGCTCAGCTGGAAAAGTCCGCGCAGGCCGTAGCCGCCATGCTGCAGAAGATTCCTGGCGCCTCCGAGGTCAAGGTCGAGCAGACCACGGGTCTGCCCATGCTCACGGTGCAGATCGACCGCGAAAAAGCCTCGCGTTACGGCCTGAACATGGGCGATGTGCAAGATGCCATCAGCACGGCATTTGGCGGGCGTGAAGCCGGCACGGTATTCGAGGGAGATCGACGTTTTGCCATCCAGGTTCGCCTGCCCGAGGCCATGCGCAGCGATGTGGACGGCATAGGCCGCCTGCCGATCGCGCTGCCGCGCGGCGGCGACGGGCGTCTGGGCTTTGTGCCGCTGTCATCGGTGGCGACGGTGGAGCTGGCACCGGGGCCCAACCAGGTCAGCCGCGAGGATGGCAAGCGTCGTATCGTTGTCAGCGCCAATGTGCGCGGGCGAGATATCGGCTCCTTTGTGGCGCAGGCCCAGCAGGAACTTGAAGGCGTTGCGTTGCCTGCAGGCTACTGGACGCGCTGGGGCGGAACCTTCGAGAACCTGGAGTCCGCCCGCAAGCGCCTGATGATCGTGGTGCCCGTGGCGCTGGTGCTGGTGTTCACGCTGTTGTTTGCCATGTTCGGCAATGTACGCGACGGTCTCATCGTCTTCACCGGCATTCCGTTTGCGTTGACGGGCGGGATTGCGGCGCTGTGGCTGCGCGGCATTCCGCTGTCCATTTCGGCGGCCATCGGCTTTATCGCCCTATGCGGCGTGGCCGTGCTCAACGGTCTGGTGATGATTGCCTATATCCGCTCGCTACGCGAGCAGGGCATGGGCGTTGAACAGGCCGTCACCGAAGGAGCGCTGACCCGTCTGCGTCCCGTGTTGATGACGGCTCTGGTGGCATCGCTGGGCTTTGTGCCCATGGCGATTGCCACGGGAACGGGGGCCGAGGTGCAAAGGCCGCTGGCCACGGTGGTGATTGGCGGCATTCTCTCGTCCACGGTGCTGACGCTATTGGTGCTGCCGCTGCTGTACAGACTCGGTTACCAGAAGCGCCAATAG
- a CDS encoding efflux RND transporter periplasmic adaptor subunit — MNSTSPKPRRTAIAIAIILALGAAAAAAIVYGTQPAAASAEGHGHGAADKSHAHEEKNGHEHGEKEGHDHDSEPGHEQAAGTGKPAVKPESAHADDEDEGLLKLDAERAKAAGVALAEAGPALIASMLQLPGEIRFNEDRTAHVVPRVAGVAESVAANLGQVVKKGQLLATLTSPAVSEQRSELMAAQKRLALARTTYQREKQLWQEKVSAEQDYLQAQQALREAEIASANAQQKLAAIGAGSGSAGALNRFELRAPFDGVVVEKHLSVGEAVQDSTAVFTISDLRSVWAEMKVAASDLPFVRVGEQATVHATAFESKATGTVAYVGALIGQETRTAPARITLDNPDGIWRPGLFVNVDLTAAGQKAAVTVASAAIQKIDGDKPVVFVPVDGGFKAQALKLGKTDGQNTEVLQGLSTGQRYVKDGSFVLKSELGKATAEHVH, encoded by the coding sequence ATGAATTCCACATCTCCCAAGCCCCGCCGCACGGCGATTGCCATCGCCATCATTCTGGCGCTCGGTGCGGCTGCTGCTGCAGCGATTGTCTACGGTACGCAGCCAGCGGCTGCAAGCGCCGAAGGCCATGGTCACGGTGCTGCAGACAAGAGTCATGCCCATGAAGAAAAGAACGGGCATGAGCATGGCGAAAAAGAGGGGCATGACCATGACAGCGAGCCTGGGCATGAACAGGCAGCAGGCACCGGAAAACCCGCAGTCAAGCCCGAATCCGCTCATGCGGATGATGAGGATGAAGGCCTGCTCAAGCTCGATGCCGAGCGTGCCAAGGCTGCTGGCGTGGCGCTGGCCGAGGCCGGCCCGGCGTTGATAGCCAGCATGCTGCAGTTGCCGGGCGAGATTCGTTTCAACGAGGACAGGACGGCCCATGTGGTGCCGCGGGTGGCCGGCGTGGCGGAGAGCGTGGCGGCCAATCTGGGGCAGGTGGTGAAGAAGGGTCAGTTGCTGGCCACCCTCACCAGCCCTGCGGTATCCGAGCAGCGCAGCGAGCTGATGGCCGCGCAAAAGCGTCTCGCACTGGCGCGCACCACCTATCAGCGCGAAAAGCAGCTGTGGCAGGAAAAGGTCTCGGCCGAGCAGGATTATCTGCAGGCCCAGCAGGCACTGCGCGAGGCCGAAATCGCGTCCGCCAATGCGCAGCAGAAGCTGGCTGCGATCGGTGCCGGCTCGGGCTCTGCCGGGGCGCTGAACCGCTTCGAGCTGCGCGCGCCCTTCGATGGGGTGGTGGTGGAAAAGCATCTCTCCGTGGGCGAGGCCGTGCAGGACAGCACGGCCGTGTTCACCATCTCCGACCTGCGTTCGGTCTGGGCCGAAATGAAGGTGGCTGCCAGCGACCTGCCCTTTGTGCGCGTGGGCGAACAGGCCACTGTGCATGCGACGGCCTTTGAATCGAAAGCCACGGGGACGGTGGCCTATGTGGGCGCCCTGATAGGGCAGGAAACCCGCACGGCACCGGCACGCATCACCCTGGACAACCCGGATGGCATCTGGCGTCCGGGCCTTTTCGTGAATGTGGATCTGACGGCCGCCGGCCAGAAGGCGGCGGTGACGGTGGCCAGTGCGGCCATCCAGAAGATCGACGGCGACAAGCCCGTGGTGTTCGTGCCGGTGGACGGCGGCTTCAAGGCGCAGGCCCTGAAACTGGGCAAGACGGATGGCCAGAACACCGAAGTGCTGCAGGGCCTGAGTACAGGCCAGCGCTATGTGAAGGACGGCAGCTTCGTCCTGAAGTCCGAGCTTGGCAAGGCAACAGCCGAGCATGTGCATTGA